In Dyadobacter subterraneus, a single genomic region encodes these proteins:
- a CDS encoding TonB-dependent receptor, translated as MKLLLPIFLACFFAGINSSFAQNTGTISGQITSVDKLPLESVSVSLIELNKGTLTDNQGNYQISNLTPGKYTIRIQILGAAEKDLPVEVTSGQTSIVSYQLNEENIHALQEVTVMGSTNKFSKKESIYVARLPLKNMENPQVYTTVPKELIQEQMAIDLGSISKNVPGAGIPMLANQGRVTFRQRGFETEPNARNGVAGAAFSSIDPANIERVEAIKGPSAALFGTNVSSSYGGLYNRVTKKPFNGFGGEVSYTGGSWNLNRLTLDVNTPVNADKTILFRMNGATTFEKSFQDQGFTRSLSIAPSISYQITDRLSLWLDVEFGQAKGTSVVRFNPFTGSNKTQSIKDMKFPYKRLFGANDLTYDTQMLNIFAQLNYKISEQWTSQTVISRSRSSINGYISALNGRTDSTLRASVTRGYTAFIATDIQQNFIGDFKIGNFRNRLVVGLDYYNNSNSFDRIAINGPTINFINPPANSKINAQVIDALASTGTVRAENNGDNSYAVYASDVFNVNERLMAMLSLRVDRYKSQGVYNIATAVTTGAYNQTALSPKLGLVYQLLKDRVSVFGSYMNGFFNKAGSDASGNAFKPEQANQLEYGIKGDVWNHKLVGTVSYYDIRVKDVIRADPNDVNYSIQDGSQQSKGVEFELTANPVKGLNIVAGYAYNDSKYTKADETLQGLRPALSGPARTLNFWVSYRISQGKYKGLGLGFGGNSGSDSYQTNTAKAKIIIPSYTLLDASIFYDQPRYRIRFKLDNLTSEQAWSVRLTPQAPARFMGNLVLKF; from the coding sequence ATGAAATTGTTATTACCCATTTTTTTAGCCTGCTTTTTCGCAGGAATTAATTCTTCTTTTGCCCAAAATACCGGAACCATTTCCGGACAGATCACCTCAGTTGATAAACTCCCGTTGGAATCTGTTTCTGTTTCTCTGATTGAATTAAACAAAGGAACACTAACCGACAATCAGGGAAATTACCAGATTTCCAACCTTACTCCGGGGAAATATACCATACGTATACAAATCCTCGGTGCAGCGGAAAAAGATCTTCCGGTTGAAGTAACATCAGGACAAACTTCCATCGTAAGTTATCAGCTGAACGAGGAAAACATCCACGCTTTACAGGAAGTAACTGTGATGGGCTCAACCAATAAATTCTCTAAAAAGGAAAGTATTTATGTGGCGCGTTTACCCTTGAAAAATATGGAAAACCCTCAGGTTTACACCACTGTTCCAAAGGAATTAATCCAGGAACAAATGGCTATTGACCTGGGAAGTATTTCCAAAAATGTTCCGGGCGCAGGTATTCCGATGCTGGCAAATCAGGGAAGAGTCACTTTCCGTCAAAGAGGATTTGAAACGGAGCCAAATGCCAGAAACGGTGTTGCAGGAGCCGCATTCTCATCCATAGATCCGGCAAACATTGAACGTGTGGAAGCGATCAAAGGACCATCTGCCGCATTATTTGGCACCAACGTATCAAGCAGTTATGGCGGGCTTTACAACAGGGTTACCAAAAAACCGTTTAACGGTTTCGGCGGAGAAGTGTCCTACACCGGCGGAAGCTGGAATCTTAACCGGTTAACGCTGGATGTCAATACGCCGGTGAATGCAGACAAAACCATTTTGTTCCGTATGAATGGCGCTACCACTTTTGAAAAAAGTTTTCAGGATCAAGGTTTTACCAGAAGTTTGAGTATCGCACCGAGTATTTCCTATCAGATCACAGACAGACTTTCGTTATGGCTGGATGTGGAATTTGGCCAGGCAAAAGGTACTTCTGTGGTTCGTTTCAATCCATTCACGGGAAGCAACAAAACACAATCCATCAAGGATATGAAATTTCCTTACAAACGCCTTTTTGGAGCAAATGACCTTACTTACGACACGCAAATGCTGAACATTTTCGCTCAGCTTAATTATAAAATATCCGAGCAATGGACTTCACAAACAGTCATTTCGCGTTCACGTTCTTCTATTAACGGATATATTTCTGCATTAAACGGACGAACAGATTCTACGCTGCGCGCTTCCGTAACCAGAGGTTATACTGCTTTTATTGCTACGGATATTCAGCAAAATTTCATCGGAGATTTCAAGATAGGGAATTTCAGAAACCGACTTGTGGTTGGACTTGATTATTACAACAATTCAAATTCTTTTGACCGGATAGCGATTAACGGTCCTACAATCAACTTCATAAATCCGCCCGCAAACTCTAAAATTAATGCGCAGGTCATTGACGCGCTTGCTTCAACAGGAACCGTTCGTGCAGAAAATAATGGTGACAACAGTTACGCGGTTTATGCCTCCGATGTTTTCAATGTTAACGAACGTTTGATGGCGATGCTGAGCTTGCGCGTTGACCGTTACAAAAGCCAGGGCGTTTATAATATCGCAACCGCGGTGACCACCGGCGCTTATAACCAGACGGCACTTTCACCGAAATTGGGTCTTGTTTACCAGCTTTTAAAAGACCGCGTTTCAGTATTTGGAAGTTATATGAATGGCTTTTTCAATAAAGCAGGATCGGATGCGAGTGGAAATGCATTCAAACCGGAACAGGCAAATCAGCTGGAATATGGAATTAAAGGAGATGTCTGGAATCACAAACTGGTGGGAACTGTAAGTTATTACGACATCCGGGTAAAAGATGTGATCCGTGCAGATCCTAATGATGTTAATTATTCGATCCAGGATGGTTCGCAGCAAAGCAAAGGGGTAGAATTTGAACTGACTGCCAATCCTGTCAAAGGATTAAATATTGTGGCCGGGTATGCTTACAACGACAGCAAATATACCAAAGCAGATGAAACTCTTCAGGGCCTTCGTCCCGCCTTGTCCGGCCCGGCCCGCACACTCAATTTCTGGGTAAGCTACCGGATTTCACAAGGAAAATATAAAGGTTTGGGACTTGGATTCGGAGGAAATTCCGGCAGTGATTCTTATCAGACAAATACGGCAAAAGCCAAAATCATCATTCCGTCTTATACCCTGCTTGACGCAAGTATTTTCTACGATCAGCCTCGTTATCGTATCCGATTTAAACTCGATAACCTTACAAGTGAACAAGCCTGGTC